A segment of the Labrus mixtus chromosome 15, fLabMix1.1, whole genome shotgun sequence genome:
GCCAATGTTGTTGCCCATAATGCTAGCTGGTGTTAGCACAGCTGAATGCTAACTCAGCTGTCTTGTGGATCCACATTGTGGGCTCGAATGCTAAAGATGGGAAATCAAAGACATCCTGCTGACGGGCATCAATCCACCAGCTCTTTGTCTGAATATTAACGAGCAGAAGAtgcatttttaaactaaaaaggaGTGTTCGTGTGCAAATGTACAAGGCTAACCCTTAAAACGAGCGAGCATTGTTTAATTTACTAAAATGCAGTGTGACTACTTGGCTCTTATGTCGGataaatcaaacatgatgaTTGTGTAAAGATGTttaaggtgtgtttttttttttaaccacagtgTTGATCCTCACTGTGGGTGCAGTGTGTTCATTATACTTTACTCTGATTTTGCCAGACAGGCCCATGTGCTTTCTACTCAGATTGTTTGCAGAAAGCAAAACTGAAATCCCAATTTTGATTTTGATGAACTGAAGTCAACATTTACGTCCATGCAGTGCACATGTAGATACATAACAGATGGTTGCAGGGATGCAATGCAACCAATGAATCGTTTCATTATCAATGAATTAACAGATTATTTTGAGATTAAACCAAATGATGCAAGTttacaagatttaaaaaacaaagatgtgaaagTGTGCTGTCTTTAGTGACATCCTTTAAGGGCTTAATTTGTCCAACAATAGTTAAAAACCCAACAACTCTTCATTAACGGTCATACACGTTAAAGCAATGCAACAAATCCTCTTAATTAAGAAGCTTGAATCTGCAACTGTTTGACATCATCGCGTGACAGATGACACACAATGAACATATTTCTAAAAATGATTAGGCGTTGTATTTTCTTTCAGACTATTTGTGGACTTATTGTTGTGGAGGTACACGGGTCTGATGCGTAATATTGAATGTTTCATGAACCCTTTATGTGGTTTAAAGAGAAGTTTAAGTCAAGGAAGAGTTGGGtattttcaaaaacatattCTGTGTTATTTCATTTTGTCTTCAAAGGATGAAGGTGAAAGGATTCAGCTTGTTGGTGCTTTTTTTTGGTCGTGGATTCACAGCTGCAGCTCACACAAACTCCTcgactcttttattttttcaaaacagaGGGTTTCCTcctccgtttaaaaaaaatcctctccaCATACACTAAGGTCTCAAAACCATcttcgtccacatgaaaacactaAAACCACCGTTACGGCTGTCATCAGCGCGCCAAGTCAACAAAGATGTCCTTGACATACTAAAATgttctcgccattcctctgcaacGACCATTTCATCTACAAAGTTGTCCAATCAGGTCCCTCTGGTGGTGCTAACAAAACCTCTAACAGCAGTCCAACACCCTACTGTTGAGTTTTGAACATCAAGCCAAGCACTTTAAATACAATATGTACGCCAGAAGAGATGTATGAAAGTCTGATAATTAATGTGTTTCCGTTTATAGCACGACAGTCTTCACATCCTTGTGGCagatttctctctttgttgaAATTAATTATGATGTTGATTCAAGAGTCCCCTTGTTGGAAttgaaagaggggaggggggtcttaCAGGCTCACACTAgatcataataataaattagacttATATAGCACTTAACAAAGAacagcaacaaaagaaaacaacacaaaaaagaaataatgtgaagagaaggaggatgagaacagagtttgttagtggttgtttgtgatgttgaagaggtgagatttattttaagggatttcttgaaggtggcGAGTgagggggagtctctgatggtTTTGGGGACTGGGagcggcaatggagaaggccctacccccccccccccccccaggattGATGGTTAGTCCTTCATGGGGGGTGCAGGAGGTTTGTGTCAGCAGACTTGAGAGTGCAGAGCGGGAGCATGCCGGTCTAGGATTAAGACTTCTCTTATCATTGCTTTACCACTTTTCTCACACACTGGGTGACATCAACTGTGCAAGTATTGTCGTTGGAAACCACTTTTCAGAGAAGCGCAAAAATTTCAGGATCGGGTTTGCACCTACTTGACTTATTCAGTCCCAACACTGGGCTTCCTGTGGTCACTTCTGAGTATTCATTGAACACCAGCGTTGAATTATTATAACCAGTATGCCTCACTGTGTTGAAGAGACTGACAACCTTTCATGTGCTTAAACAAGAGGGTTTAAGCACAGGACGGGGTagcctcctccctgcctcccagCATCCTGTCGACACTTCATATGGCGAAGTTAATGCAGAATCACGCTCAGCAAAGATCCACCCCATTCAGACTGATTCCTAATTGAGCTGCTTGATTCAGTTTGGGGCTGATTTTCAATGTCAGTATCTTTTTCGCTGCCTCCGTAAGCTACGAGGAACATTTTTCCATTCAGACCCTTGACAGAAAAGCAGCTACACGAAAGATGAAACCATTGAAATTTTGCCTTTTATGTCTAAAATGCGAGTGGTGAGTCATCCCCTAATACAAACATAGTCTGATGTCATCTGCAGATATAAGTCTATCATGGATACATCCTTGTCCTCTGCCTAGAGGCACCCGATCAGTATCAAACATAACATGACATGGTGCAATCTTGCATGCTGCTATTCTTTCAATAACCTGAACAGGTaattttgtttgtgatttttgttgAGAAGTTGCTTATTTTTTGAAGGTTTTGATCATATAAAATCATGAGGAGCAATCCGTTTACTCCTTAATTTGAGCAACTTGTTTTTTAGAGCTTGCTGTGTCTTTTCCTCAAATCTTTTCAATGCACTCGCCTTTCCCAGTCCGTGTATTTTAAAGTTGTGTCTTTTCCAGGTGTTGGAGAACTTCTCAGACGCACCCATGACTCCCAAACAAATCCTCCATGTCATCCAGACCAAGGGGCTAAAGGAGATGCGGTAAgaagcgcgcacacacacacacaaatgcaaactTTTGTACTGACTGTTTTTATGGAAACGGGTCACCTGCTAGTGTTGCTGCAACATTGCAGCACCACGATCCAGTTACAGATCTTCTCTTGAACCTGATTTCAGTAATGAGGGTTTGAGAATATTTCCTGTAGCCTAGAAATACATAATCCAATAAAGTGCAGTCACACCACAGACTTCATTAGTTGATCATTGAATCCTCCATTAGGCAATTaaaattcattttgaaaaacactgtcctttaaaggtcacatatcattctcctcttcaaaaagttaaaataaatctcagagctcctcaaaacatgtgtgtgaagtttcttgatctaaatccactctggtcctgtatttgatcatgtctataaacccctctatttcagccctgctcagaacaggctgtttctgtgtctgtacctttaaatatgtaaatgagctgtgtctgaccacgccccctctctggaagggcttgtcctattgtttacagtgagaaggtagactcagagggcagaacaaacacctagctgtgggagtgtcacccacctgggggaggggttactgccctttgtgatgtcatgaagggaaaatctccaaacggcctgtttgagcacacattttctgaaaagtggagcaggcaaaagacggagaggatggacttttctcatcattggggggtttgtagacagactagagacacatgttagagttagagaaacatggggaagtggatttagaataatatgtgaccttttaagtgtttttgtctttagaGGTCAGTGAACTGATCACAAGGCAGCACACACATTAACTGAACTTGCTGATCTATGTTGTTCTAACCAAGCTTTTTAACTTCCTTTTACATTACATCGTTTCGTCATGGACCATCCGGCCTGATGCGGACCCAAACAGGAGGTAAGTTGTATTCCTCTgtttgcacacttttttttttacttctcttctcTGACCACACTCCTTTCCTCTATTCTACACTTGTTCATATTCCTTGAGCCTTAAATGCTTACTCTTGGTAAAATAGACTAGCATGTTTAGGACACTCACGGTTcagcaaaagagagaggagaaatcaTGACACAAGTGAAGATGCACAACTCTACACTGACGCGTCTTCAAGCTTCATAACTCTAGTCTAACCTTTGTATCCAGTCCTTTGAGTTTAATTTGAGtatgaccgtgtgtgtgtgtgtgtgtatttgtttatgtgCAGCGGCACAGCTCCTCTGGCCTGTCTGGTTACCATGCTGCACTCCCAGGTGAGGGGAGACCGAGTTAAGAACAGCATCTTCTTCAAGCTGCCTGGACGGATGAGCCTGTTTACCCTCAAGGTACTCAAACTAGCACCAAGCTGTTCGATGACATGATGTGAAAGGCCTCCATGTAGCGGTAGATTTAGTACACGactacagcagaagaagagtgttAACTCTACATTTCACACTCTGTAGAAGAACGCCCTCCAGTGGACAAAGACGACATCAGAGACGGAGACGCGAACAGAGGCCGGCGGAAGCACGGCTGCTTCAGGCTCCAGCACTCATGCAGCGGCTGGTGCCTCAGGCGGACCTGCAGACGCCACCGAGCAGGAGAGCTGCGACTCGACCGAGACCAACGCCGGTGCAAGCGGAGACAATGACGGTAACACTGCAGCACACAACAGTGACCTGTCATCACACATACACCACAGACCTCTCTTTCATAATCCAGAGTccttccagtccagtttatgGGGAGAAGCCGTTTACGCCCAAGAGTGTTATGGGGAAGCATAGATTCTGAACGGAGGCCTTCCCTATCACCAGCGCTGGTCTTTACCTGGGTTTGGTAGTCTTGACCAAATCCTGCCTCAGACATCTTCTCAACCTGCAGGAGATGgatgaggtaaaaaaaaaaaaaaaagtcacccaGATCCTGAAGCATCTTACCCTACCTAGGAGATAAGTCATCTCCGTTTACAGATGCTACATATTTTTGTAGAATCGTTACTCGGGGTGTGGATTTTAGTACAGggagtgttctggtttctgtttgtagtctgAGTTGTATCGACCAATCATGCATCAGCAGGCTTCTGAGCATGCAGGGAATTCATTCTGTATTGAGAGCAAAAGCAGGTTAGAATGACATAATGGCGTATCGGCTCCCATCGGCTGCAATCTGAGGACACTTACCGTATCtttataaacagatatctgcatgcaaGGACAGCGAACAATCTGTTctagatcaaacatttcaacttctTGACACGTGTTTAGATTTCCTGACTTCTTATTGAGCCGCCCTCcgttcaacaaacaaacattttaaacttttttttcctgggtCCCTGGTGGTTGGTGAGTGCGCCCAATGTGCGGGAGCTGGAGTCCTTGGGGTCAGGCGGCCTGGGTTGGGGTCCAGctcgtggctcctttcccatatGTCgatccccacactctctctgtcctatctctaaagtTACAAATCTGTGTCATGATGCTGTTTTATCTTATGACCCGTTAATGACTTTTCTTTATCCTCTATGTTGTTTTCTGCTAAATTCTGTAAACAAAATGGAGGATGTTGGCCAATGCACGTCCTTTCTTGTATGGCTCTCTAAAGTGACTgcacactttgaaatgtttgagaTGCAGTGAAGCTATAAACttattttgtttctctgcatTGAAGCCTCAGTGGATGAGAGCTCGTCCAGCGCCTCCTGCTCCACCGAGCCGCAGCCGACCATCAGTCAGCCTCAGACCCGCCTCAGCAGATCAGCCGGACAGCAGGGACGCACAGAAGCACAGCAGGCCCAACACACTCCACACGCCCAGACCAGACTGAGCCGATCACGACAGGTTAGCACCCGGCAGGTAGACACTGGTTGCTCCATATTATTACTTTAAAGCATGTGTTCATTAGGCAAGAATCAGAGAGAAAATTTGGATGACTCTTTAACATACTGACTTTTTGATTGGCTCTTCCACTGTTTCTGTTCCTACAGTCaggaagacagaggaagaaagcagTCATGATGCCTCGTGTTGTTCTCACCCCTCTTAAAGTAAACGGAGAGCACGTCCCCTCAGGTAcaaatcacttctttttttttttttacagtcagaATGCAGAGGGTTCACAATGCCTTAAATTCAGCATCAAGTCGATCGACTTTTCAagtgcagtttttatttttctcttgtggCAGGGCCCATGAAGAGGAGTCGAGGAGGAGTCGATGTAGACTTCGAAACACCTGGCTCCATCCTGGTCAACACGAACATCAGAGCTCTCATCAATGTGCGGACCTTCTCAGCCTTCCCCGCTCActcccagcagcagctcctgcagctcctgccaGAGGTGGACCGACTGGTATGTGGTCTTTCTCTACTCACAGTTTATCCACTGCTTTGTAAAGACATTGCACACTGTAATGGGATTACCAAATTTACCATTGGAAACCAGGGTCttggggcactggtggtgcagtggtcagtgagtgcaccccatgtatggaggctgtagtcttccaagcaggcagcccaggttcaaatccgaaaCAGGCATCATTATCATTCGGTTTTTGTTAGAactgtatcaaagtttaaattctgaTATCTTAACGGCCTTAATACAGACATGCAAACTGGGAACATTTGGACAATGTAAAGGctggtttaagaaaaaaaaccttcagctgTATTTTGTCAGATTCTATATTTACTATCTTACTTTTTGGCCACTGGATTGTGCAGGTGtgttctttgtaaaaaaaaaaaaaatgtttgtcccTCCCCTCAGGTTGGATCTGATGGCATGGCCCGACTGAGCAGTTCAGCTCTCAACAACGAGTTCTTCACCCACGCTTCCCAGAGCTGGAAAGAGAGGCTGGCTGAGGGTAAGCCATCGGTGCTCGATAGTCAAAAAGCCAAGCTTTACTGAAACCTGGTGACAGGAATGTGTTGACTACTCCCGGAAAGGAACAAGGGATGGAAGAAGCTAAAAGTAATCCAATTGGAATATGATCGACAGGATCATATACGATAAACGTGTAATCAGCTGATAAGCAACAATGTGCCTGTTAGAATGTGCAGAAGAATACAACTAAACAGACTTCTGCGTGGTCCATACACAGATAATATTCTGATGGTAGCACTATCCTAAAACATCACGTATTTCTGCAAAGGAAAGTCAAGCTTGTTTAGAAATGAAACCTGAGTTGCGGAGCTCCTCCTATAAAAACATTcctatgtgtttgtttggtttagGTGAGTTTACCCACGAGATGCAGGTGCGATTCCGACAGGaaatggagaaagagaagaaggttGAGGCGTGGAAGGAAAAGTTCTTCGAAGAGTATCACGGGCAAAAGTAAGAGCCAACTCCTTTCATCAAAGTTTGACATCAAGCCAGATCAGGCCTGTCATAATTATGTGGTTCATAGTAGTTGTTCTGATGCATGTTGAGCCATTTGTATCGTTTGCCTGCTGACTACATCACAGGAGTATGAGCTACCTTTTAGCCATGGCACTGTGAAATGCAGACAATTGTTTCATGATGTCcttaaaaacgttttttgtgCACTTTTAGGTCTGGGCTGACAAAAGAGGAGTCCCTTAAACTGACCGCCAGTGAAGCCAGTGACGTTGCAGCCAGTGTGCTGGAAAGTGATGTAGCTGTTGTTGCAACACCGAAGAGACGCAGTGTCGGTCGCAGGAGGAGAGACGGACGGATGAGGAGACGCACACGAGCCGATCTGCGCCGAAGAGCCCGCCGGACCCTCTGTAAGGCCACTCCCCCTGCCCTGCAGGCGACAGAAGCAACTGAAGCCAGTGCTGCTTTGGACATCTCCACAGTCTCTATGGGCTCTCCCTTGTCTGACAACGCGGTGGTTCAAGGCGAGGTggtgctgcaggctgagtgTGGTGTGGAGATCCCAGCCGAGAGCACCTCGATCGAGTCGAAGGCCTCTCCTGCTCCAGAGCCGGTCACAATACCAGCCCCCACTCCTACTCCTactcccactcccactcctACTCCCACTCCTactcccactcccactcccactcctACTCCTACTCCTACTCCCACTCCCACACCTACTCCCACTCCTACTCCAACACCGACTCCAAGCCCCAGCCCCAGCCCAGCCTCCACCAGCGCCAACGAAGAGCCAGAGGTCACGGCCCGCCTGCTCCCAGAGGAAGCTGCACCTGCTCTGGCTTCCACAtcttccccctccccctcctcctcctcctcctcctcttcttcttcgtctgccTCTTCACcagcctcctcaccctcctctccttctgacAGGCAAGGGGCTTTTGCAGCAGGCCTggactcttcctcctcctcctcagcctcgtCCAGTGCTGCAGTTGCAGCCGATCCCTTGGATGACACCGCCTCCGTTGTTACCTCTATCACCGGGGGCACCGCCACCAGCAGCCGTGAGAGCAGCCCTTCAGCCAGCCCCGCCACCACCCCCGTCCCCAGCTCCCAGCtcaaggagaagaggaggaccGAGGAGGCTCAGGCCTTTTCCAGCTTTCCCGAAAAGAGGCCGCGGCTGGATGACCGTCAGTCCTTTCGTACCACAATTGACGGTGTCCGCACGGAGAAGCCGCAGCCTACAACAGAAGAGCCCAAGGTGCCGCCAATCCGGGTAAGTATTTATTCCATGAACCCAAAGGTTCAAAGGATCTGTAAATGTCTTTCTTCAGAAATTAGTTTTCATGCAAAGTTTAaccctctgtctttgtttcactgtatcagattCAACTGTCCAGGATCAAACCTCCCTGGGTCAAAGGCCACCCCACCTACCAGATCTGCCCAAGGATCGTGCCCCCCGGCGAGGGCTCGCGGCGGTCGGGGACGGGGGGCGCGCGCACCTTGGCGGACATCAAAGCCCGCGCCCAGCAAGCCCGCGCCCAACGCGAGGCCGCTGCTGCTGTTGCAGCCACTAGCGACGGGACAGGGACGGACGGGGTCAGGCTGCGGCCTGCTACTGGGCTACCGGATAGCAGCAATGGACGACGAGCGAGAGAGCATCCAGGACCTATCGAgcccggaggaggaggaggaggaggaggaggaggaggaggaggaggacgaggaggaggaggaggaggaagtggaagaaGGGGAGGTGGTGGGATGGAGGAGCAGGGATCGTCTTCGGGCTCTAATTCGTCTGGAACACAACTACAGCTTCACAATGTAGAGCCTGTGTCCCAGTCTTCTCCGTCGCTGTCCACTACCTCTACCTCAATGTCCCTGGAGCCCCCTCAGACCCCGAGTCCTCCTCCAGAGGAGCTCTCTGTGggggcagaagatggagaggagatgGAAGAGGCAAACGTCCGGAGCTCCTTGAACGGTCTCGCAGAGAAGGCAGCGGAGTCCTCCTCTTCAGAGTCGGACTCTGTGTCCAAGTCTTTGACCACCAAGTCGGCCAGGCAGAGCCGGGACCCcgactctgctgctcctccctcTGAGAGAGCTAACCCATGTCGTGAAAAACCCTCCTTGGTCGCAACCTCAATCCCAGATTCCCTTCCCAGGTTTGGAGCTCAGGGTGTGGACGTTATTCAGACACTTGCCAGCTCCTGTCAGCCCAAAGAGCAGCTGACGGGAAAGGAGGCGGGTCTAGGCGGTGTCATCCAACATGGCTCACATCATGTGGACCCACAGGATATATTCTCTCATTCAGCTACAGAAAGAAAGCAGGCAAATGCATCCTCGCCCCAACATGCGGACTCCTCTGAGAAAGATGACGAGGCTGGGACTCACAGCGACTCAACAGAAACGGCCTCAGACTGCGAGAATGATAATGATAACCACCCCGATGAGGACTGGTGCCCCCAACTGCGCACGCCGAGAAATGGTCAGCTGGTCATCtgcagccctcctcctcctcctcagaacCAGCAGCCAGTCATCCACGCCCACGTGTCCAGCCGCCAAGGTCAGACGGTCATTCAGTCCTGCTTCCCCAACGGCCTGCCTAATCCTCCGCACAGCCGACCCCACTCCACAAACGTTGTGGTCAAAATGGAGCCTGGAGAGGATTGTAGAATCTCAAGACAGAGCTCGGCTGAAGACGAGTATCGTGGAGGGTTAAAGTCGGCCATTGCTCACCCGGGCTCCGCTGCCTCCAAGAGACTGGCGAGCTCAGCCAGAGCTGTATCCACTGTGGAGGCCAACAACCCCTTGGTCACTCAGCTGCTACAGGGCAGTCTGCCCTTGGAGAAAGTTCTGCCCACACACTCTGCCAACAGATTAGAGATCAGCCGTTTACCAGGACCGCAACCCAGACCGCCCGTGGCAAGAACCCCAGGGGCACGAGGGAGGTCTGATGTCTCAGCCCAGTCTCCAAGCCTGGATCTGTCTGCAGCATCCCAGAACCACACCAAGTCTCCACCAGGCCGTCCAGTCTCCTGTCTTATGGAGGCCCCGGCTGTGTCCCAGTATCAGTCCCAGCAGGCCCCCGGAGCGGTCCCAGTCATCACCTCCctgcccacctcctcctctacaAGTTCAATCTATAGAAGTAAGTCAGAACTCAGCGCTGTGGAGGCTGCAGCCGTCAAAGACTCTCACGGTCCTCAGGGGCTCAATCCAGATAGACCACAGAACTCCCTTCGCACTCTACATAACGGTCCCTCTCCACCCAAGGCGGACCCCTGTCCCACAGACGTGTTGCCGACTATTAAGATCAACTGGCGTCCACCTCAGTCTCAGCTCCCCCACCCTCACCAACAGCAGCAGTCTCCTGCACcctctgtgaagagtgaagttGGTGCTCGCCCATCTTGCCAGGCTTTCTCCAAATCATCCCCCACCAAACCCCTGAGTGTTACCAAAAAGGAGCCCGGCAGCTCTTTGGACGGCTACTTGAGCGGAGGCGCGATGGAAGGACTCCTCAACATGGAGATGACTTTTGCCAGAATGGCAAAAAAGGAGCACAATAAAGGTCCCTACTCCTCTggttccccctcctcctcctccccgtcgccctcctcctcccttcccttCCATCTGTACGGGAAGCTCCCCAAGCAAGGAGGAGGAGTCAGCTACACAGCAAACGTGTCGGTGATGGATAACGGCGGATTCGCTCGCAGCATGGCGGACAGTGTCCTCCAGCTGCGCCCCCGCTTGACCTCCACCCAGGCCACCCTCAGCATCCAGGCCTTTACTGACAGTGCGACCGAGGAGGTGGCGCTCAAGTGCTCGTGCCGCCTCAAAGCCATGATCATGTGCCAAGGCTGCGGTGCCTTCTGCCATGACGATTGCATCGGGCCCTCCAAACTATGCGTGTCGTGTCTGGTGGTCAGATAGTGTGTTACTTTGCTATCTGTGCtatcagcatcagcagcaggacTGGGGGGGGCTCAGAGTGTACAGAACACAGGAGGAGCCTGACAGGCAGGATTTGCCTTGTATGATATATTTGgtctgtattttttgttgttgcagattttcagatttttttttagctgtattgatatattattattattattattattatgattgttattattattattattattgttgttgttataattaTTGTGAATTCGGGGCATGATCGATTGTAaattgtgccttttttttgttttctctcctcaaaAACATTTACCTCATCTTATCTCGCTCCACCTGTCATCATTCGGTGGCCATCATTGTTTTGGTCCCTTGTCTCCTCAGTGGACAGGGACTTATTCTTGTCTCTTTGCGCaaagaagtatttttttaaccattaaaaTGAGTAAATGACATTGTTTCACTGCTTTTGAGTTTTTGctcttttcaactttctttATGTTCAGTACAATGCAACAAAGGGCCAAACATGGCTGTTTCATGGATCCCACAGATCCTTTAGtcttaaaatctgaaatgaaagGACAAGTGCTCAGTTAAGATATACGTCTTCCCAATAATGACCTTATATGTAAAATAACCTACCTTATAGCCCTTAGTTGCCACcacaaccaaaacagcattgccaTCTTCAACAGACCAAGGCTCCACCCCCACAAGCTAACCATTTAGACTAGTCTAATGGGAACCAAGCACCAGGAAACTACCGGGTTTGTCAAGTGGCAACCTCCCTTCGCTGGTGTTTCGCCCACTTAGTCTCACAACACCTTGGGAATGCTGGACAGTGAGCTCTGGCGTCAAAGAGCCTTCTCCCTCCATGCTAGTTCTCACTGCCCACCATACCCACTCGCAGGACTTCTATATATTACCTACTTTACCACATGACCATCAAAGACCAAACAGtattgccaccttcaacagacccaggctccgTCCATgcaagctccaggaagtgacaaaACCACACTGATACTAACTGCCCTACCACATTGCCCCTAATGGCACCCATGaacaaaatgcataaaaaagctctgagacttatttacactggttgaagaggaggagaatatgtgaccttgtgTGCAGCAACCCTGTGCTTAAAAATTCAAAAGCTTGTAAGAAATTTACTTAAAACTGAAACCTAAAAAGCAAAACCTAAAATAACCACAAGTGGAGTCCAAATGTTCTGCGGGTTAACCTTTATTTCAAGAGCAACGTAAAGACTAATTCGTACACAGCCATCGTTAACACAtagacaatacaaaataaatattcaccATCACTTTGTTCTTCATCACCAAATAAATACCAAATATATGTGCAGCTCGTTATTCCCAGTGTATTGCAATGTACTGAAAATagtttgtgaaaataaaaaggaaaaatcatATAAACAGAAGCAccgaaaaaaacaaacaaaactctttagaaaattattaaaaaacttTCAGTTACAAAATATTTGCACTTAAAAAGATCCcagtatttttaaataaataataagataTATAAAACAATTCATAGTTGATATCTTAAAATATTTCCTCTTTGTCCAACAACGCAGAGGAAATGATTTCCTGCCTCTTGGTTTTAAAATCTTCTCAGGTAgtgatttaaaatcaaacagaagATTAATAAATagataatgaataataaataggccaaagaagaaaataaatacagcagacaTGAATGAATAAGTTATTAAACCAACATTTTGCAAAGGACTTAAATAGTTACACAGCAATAGTAAGAATGAATCTACAAACTAGTCCTGGAGGTGCAACATCACTATGCTCATATAGAATACTATCAACATTATCGAGTGGAGATGGGAAATGTTCACTAACTAAGAGGATCTGCTCAGCTAAGGCCGTATACTGCACTCctgattttgttctgtttttcgaCCTCGGGACGCCCCTTCGCTTACAGTAACAGTTTGATTCCGG
Coding sequences within it:
- the asxl1 gene encoding putative Polycomb group protein ASXL1, whose amino-acid sequence is MKDKQKRKKERTWAEAARMVLENFSDAPMTPKQILHVIQTKGLKEMRSGTAPLACLVTMLHSQVRGDRVKNSIFFKLPGRMSLFTLKKNALQWTKTTSETETRTEAGGSTAASGSSTHAAAGASGGPADATEQESCDSTETNAGASGDNDASVDESSSSASCSTEPQPTISQPQTRLSRSAGQQGRTEAQQAQHTPHAQTRLSRSRQSGRQRKKAVMMPRVVLTPLKVNGEHVPSGPMKRSRGGVDVDFETPGSILVNTNIRALINVRTFSAFPAHSQQQLLQLLPEVDRLVGSDGMARLSSSALNNEFFTHASQSWKERLAEGEFTHEMQVRFRQEMEKEKKVEAWKEKFFEEYHGQKSGLTKEESLKLTASEASDVAASVLESDVAVVATPKRRSVGRRRRDGRMRRRTRADLRRRARRTLCKATPPALQATEATEASAALDISTVSMGSPLSDNAVVQGEVVLQAECGVEIPAESTSIESKASPAPEPVTIPAPTPTPTPTPTPTPTPTPTPTPTPTPTPTPTPTPTPTPTPTPTPSPSPSPASTSANEEPEVTARLLPEEAAPALASTSSPSPSSSSSSSSSSSASSPASSPSSPSDRQGAFAAGLDSSSSSSASSSAAVAADPLDDTASVVTSITGGTATSSRESSPSASPATTPVPSSQLKEKRRTEEAQAFSSFPEKRPRLDDRQSFRTTIDGVRTEKPQPTTEEPKVPPIRIQLSRIKPPWVKGHPTYQICPRIVPPGEGSRRSGTGGARTLADIKARAQQARAQREAAAAVAATSDGTGTDGVRLRPATGLPDSSNGRRAREHPGPIEPGGGGGGGGGGGGGGRGGGGGGSGRRGGGGMEEQGSSSGSNSSGTQLQLHNVEPVSQSSPSLSTTSTSMSLEPPQTPSPPPEELSVGAEDGEEMEEANVRSSLNGLAEKAAESSSSESDSVSKSLTTKSARQSRDPDSAAPPSERANPCREKPSLVATSIPDSLPRFGAQGVDVIQTLASSCQPKEQLTGKEAGLGGVIQHGSHHVDPQDIFSHSATERKQANASSPQHADSSEKDDEAGTHSDSTETASDCENDNDNHPDEDWCPQLRTPRNGQLVICSPPPPPQNQQPVIHAHVSSRQGQTVIQSCFPNGLPNPPHSRPHSTNVVVKMEPGEDCRISRQSSAEDEYRGGLKSAIAHPGSAASKRLASSARAVSTVEANNPLVTQLLQGSLPLEKVLPTHSANRLEISRLPGPQPRPPVARTPGARGRSDVSAQSPSLDLSAASQNHTKSPPGRPVSCLMEAPAVSQYQSQQAPGAVPVITSLPTSSSTSSIYRSKSELSAVEAAAVKDSHGPQGLNPDRPQNSLRTLHNGPSPPKADPCPTDVLPTIKINWRPPQSQLPHPHQQQQSPAPSVKSEVGARPSCQAFSKSSPTKPLSVTKKEPGSSLDGYLSGGAMEGLLNMEMTFARMAKKEHNKGPYSSGSPSSSSPSPSSSLPFHLYGKLPKQGGGVSYTANVSVMDNGGFARSMADSVLQLRPRLTSTQATLSIQAFTDSATEEVALKCSCRLKAMIMCQGCGAFCHDDCIGPSKLCVSCLVVR